One window from the genome of Oryza glaberrima chromosome 3, OglaRS2, whole genome shotgun sequence encodes:
- the LOC127768010 gene encoding germin-like protein 3-7 → MSSSSSMECTGNMSAAPLLVLTVAVLAVLASTCAADPEPIQDFCVAVPRAGGEASPAYPGFPCKPASTVVSDDFFFAGLAAAGSTDNPFGASLKPGNVEAFPALNTLGVAINRVDLAPGGVNPLHSHPRAAELVHVITGRMLVGFVSTAGKYYSKVVGEGETFAIPRGLMHFQYNPGNASARAMTVFNSQLPGVVPAATALFGADPEIPDAVLAKSFQVDAEIIKLLKSKFKK, encoded by the coding sequence atgtcctcatcatcatcaatggaGTGCACCGGAAACATGTCGGCGGCGCCATTGCTCGTCTTGACGGTGGCGGTGCTCGCCGTGCTAGCCTCCACCTGCGCCGCCGACCCGGAGCCGATACAAGACTTCTGCGTGGCCGTGCCccgtgccggcggcgaggcgtcgcCGGCATACCCGGGCTTCCCGTGCAAGCCGGCGTCCACGGTCGTCTCCGACGACTTCTTCTTCgccgggctcgccgccgccggcagcacgGACAACCCGTTCGGGGCCAGCCTGAAGCCGGGCAACGTGGAGGCGTTCCCGGCGCTGAACACGCTCGGCGTCGCCATCAACCGCGTCGACCTCGCCCCCGGCGGCGTCAACCCGCTGCACAGccacccgcgcgccgccgagctGGTGCACGTCATCACCGGCCGGATGCTCGTCGGGTTCGTGAGCACGGCGGGGAAGTACTACTCCAAGGTGGTCGGCGAGGGGGAGACGTTCGCCATCCCGCGCGGGCTGATGCACTTCCAGTACAACCCCGGGAACGCCTCCGCCCGCGCCATGACGGTGTTCAACAGCCAGCTCCCCGGCGTCGTGCCCGCCGCGACGGCGCTGTTCGGCGCCGACCCGGAGATCCccgacgccgtcctcgccaAGAGCTTCCAGGTGGACGCCGAGATCATCAAACTGCTCAAGTCCAAGTTCAAGAAGTGA
- the LOC127766854 gene encoding squalene synthase 1-like, whose amino-acid sequence MGVLSRPEEVLPLVKLRVAAGRIKRQIPPEEHWAFAYTMLQRVSRSFALVIQQLGPDLRNAVCIFYLVLRALDTVEDDTSIPAAVKVPILKEFHRHIYNRDWHYSCGTKDYKLLMDKFRLVSTAFLELGQGYQEAIEEITRLMGAGMAKFICKEVETVDDYNEYCHYVAGLVGYGLSRLFHAGGTEDLASDSLSNSMGLFLQKINIIRDYLEDINEIPKSRMFWPREIWSKYVNKLEDLKYEENSEKAVQCLNDMVTNALSHAEDCLQYMSALKDHAIFRFCAIPQIMAIGTCAICYNNVNVFRGVVKMRRGLTARVIDETNTMSDVYTAFYEFSSLIESKIDNNDPNASLTRKRVDAIKRTCKSSCSLKRRGYDLEKSKYNSMLIMVVLLLVAIVLGMIYAK is encoded by the exons atgggggtgCTGTCGAGGCCGGAGGAGGTGTTGCCGCTGGTGAAGCtgcgggtggcggcggggcggatCAAGCGGCAGATCCCGCCGGAGGAGCACTGGGCCTTCGCCTACACCATGCTGCAGAGGGTCTCCCGGAGCTTCGCGCTCGTCATCCAGCAGCTCGGCCCCGACCTCCGCAATGCC GTGTGCATCTTCTATCTCGTGCTCCGAGCCCTCGACACTGTTG AGGACGACACTAGCATTCCTGCCGCGGTGAAGGTGCCGATCCTTAAGGAATTCCATCGGCATATCTACAACCGCGACTGGCATTATTCAT GTGGAACAAAAGACTACAAATTACTGATGGATAAGTTTCGCCTTGTCTCCACGGCTTTCTTGGAGCTTGGTCAAGG ttaTCAAGAGGCAATTGAAGAAATCACTAGGCTAATGGGAGCAGGAATGGCAAAATTTATCTGCAAGGAG GTTGAAACTGTTGATGACTACAATGAGTACTGTCACTATGTAGCAGGGCTAGTGGGGTATGGGCTTTCCAGGCTCTTTCATGCTGGTGGGACGGAAGATCTGGCTTCAGATTCACTTTCAAATTCAATGGGCTTGTTTCTGCAg AAAATCAATATAATTAGGGATTATTTGGAGGACATAAACGAGATACCAAAGTCACGTATGTTCTGGCCTCGAGAAATATGGAGTAAATATGTCAATAAACTCGAG GATTTGAAATACGAGGAAAATTCAGAAAAGGCAGTTCAGTGTTTGAATGATATGGTGACTAACGCTCTGTCTCATGCTGAAGACTGCCTCCAATACATGTCAGCATTGAAGGATCATGCCATTTTCCGTTTTTGTGCAATACCTCAG ATAATGGCAATTGGGACATGTGCTATTTGCTACAATAATGTGAATGTCTTTAGAGGAGTTGTTAAGATGAGGCGTG GGCTCACTGCACGAGTAATTGATGAGACAAACACAATGTCAGATGTCTATACTGCTTTCTATGAGTTCTCTTCGCTGATAGAATCGAAG ATTGATAATAATGATCCAAATGCTTCCCTAACGCGGAAACGTGTTGATGCGATAAAGAGAACCTGCAAGTCATCTTGCTCACTAAAGAGAAG GGGATACGATTTGGAGAAGTCAAAGTACAACTCCATGCTG ATAATGGTTGTACTTCTGTTGGTGGCTATTGTTTTGGGCATGATATATGCCAAGTGA
- the LOC127766852 gene encoding T-complex protein 1 subunit theta, whose translation MVGLGAMPGYGIQSMLKEGHKHLSGLDEAVLKNIDACRELSAITRTSLGPNGMNKMVINHLDKLFVTNDAATIVNELEVQHPAAKILVLAGRAQQEEIGDGANLTISFAGELLEKAEELIRMGLHPSEIIIGYTKAINKAVEILEDLVEKGSENMDVRNKEEVVLRMRSAVASKQFGQEDILCPLVADACMQVCPKNPANFNVDNVRVAKLLGGGLHNSSVVRGMVLKNDAVGSIKRVEKAKIAVFAGGVDTSATETKGTVLIHSAEQLENYAKTEEAKVEELIKAVADSGAKVIVSGAAVGDMALHFCERYKLMVLRISSKFELRRFCRTTGSIALLKLSRPNADELGYADSVSVEEIGGARVTVVKNEEGGNSVATVVLRGSTDSILDDLERAVDDGVNTYKSMCRDSRIIPGAAATEIELARRLKEFSLKETGLDQYAIAKFAESFEMVPRTLAENAGLSAMEIISSLYAEHAGGNTKAGIDLEEGACKDASIMKIWDLYVTKLFALKYSADAACTVLRVDQIIMAKPAGGPRRDAQPGMDED comes from the exons atggtGGGGCTGGGCGCGATGCCGGGGTACGGGATCCAGTCCATGCTCAAGGAGGGGCACAAGCACCTCTCCGGCCTCGATGAGGCCGTCCTCAAGAACATTGACGCCTGCCGCGAGCTCTCCGCCATCACCCGCACCTCCCTCGGCCCCAACG GAATGAATAAGATGGTCATTAACCATCTCGACAAGCTCTTTGTCACGAACGATGCTGCAACAATTGTGAATGAGCTCGAGGTCCAGCACCCTGCTGCTAAGATCCTGGTACTAGCTGGCAGGGCTCAGCAGGAGGAAATCGGTGATGGAGCTAACCTCACCATATCTTTTGCTGGTGAATTGCTTGAGAAGGCTGAGGAGCTTATCAGGATGGGGTTGCATCCAAGTGAGATCATCATTGGCTACACCAAGGCCATTAATAAG GCTGTTGAGATCTTGGAAGATCTGGTGGAGAAAGGTTCAGAGAACATGGATGTGAGGAACAAGGAGGAGGTTGTGTTGCGGATGAGATCTGCAGTTGCTAGCAAGCAATTCGGTCAGGAGGATATATTGTGCCCTCTTGTGGCTGAT GCCTGTATGCAAGTCTGCCCCAAAAATCCCGCTAACTTCAACGTTGACAATGTTAGAGTTGCGAAACTGCTTGGAGGTGGTTTGCACAACTCTTCTGTAGTCCGGGGGATGGTTCTGAAAAATGATGCTGTTGGGAGCATCAAAAGGGTGGAGAAGGCAAAG ATTGCAGTATTTGCTGGCGGTGTTGATACTTCTGCAACTGAAACCAAGGGAACTGTTTTGATACATTCTGCTGAGCAG CTAGAAAACTATGCTAAGACTGAGGAAGCTAAGGTGGAGGAGCTTATCAAAGCTGTTGCTGACTCAGGTGCAAAGGTTATTGTCAGTGGAGCAGCAGTTGGCGACATGGCACTGCATTTCTGTGAGCGTTACAA GCTAATGGTTCTTAGAATCAGTTCAAAATTTGAACTGAGAAGATTTTGCCGTACTACGGGGTCTATTGCACTT TTGAAACTCAGCCGGCCAAATGCGGATGAATTAGGATATGCAGACTCTGTTTCGGTGGAAGAGATCGGTGGTGCCCGA GTAACTGTTGTCAAGAATGAAGAAGGTGGAAACTCAGTGGCTACTGTTGTCTTAAGAGGCAGCACCGATAGTATATTGGATGATCTCGAAAGAGCTGTTGATGATGGTGTGAATACTTACAAG TCAATGTGCAGGGATAGTCGGATTATTCCTGGAGCTGCTGCAACAGAAATAGAGTTGGCAAGGAGATTGAAGGAATTTTCTCTGAAGGAAACAGG ATTGGACCAGTATGCTATTGCAAAATTTGCTGAAAGTTTTGAAATGGTTCCAAGAACCCTGGCTGAAAATGCTGGGCTTAGTGCTATGGAGATAATATCTTCCCTTTATGCTGAGCATGCTGGTGGGAATACGAAAGCTGGTATTGACTTGGAAGAAGGTGCTTGCAAGGATGCCTCAATCATGAAAATATGGGACCTTTATGTTACAAA GTTATTCGCTCTAAAATACTCTGCGGATGCCGCATGTACTGTACTGCGGGTTGACCAG ATCATCATGGCAAAGCCAGCAGGAGGGCCAAGGAGAGATGCTCAGCCTGGAATGGACGAAGATTAG
- the LOC127766851 gene encoding DEAD-box ATP-dependent RNA helicase 37 codes for MRSSWADSVANAEESAPATGAAPTPVANHQNSRPTRSAYVPPHLRGQAPTTTAAPAPAPGPAAVQPSASVQPSGYAAIVGGSRWAGPASGGGTGAVGGPHQSVGGRGGGGGGGWNSRPGWDRRDREPNPFANSEAEEATEVDFDTANTGINFDAYEDIPVETSGHDVPPPVNTFAEIDLGDALNENIRRCKYVKPTPVQRYAIPISIAGRDLMACAQTGSGKTAAFCFPIISGIMSSRPPQRPRGSRTAYPLALILSPTRELSVQIHEEARKFAYQTGVRVVVAYGGAPIHQQLRELERGVEILVATPGRLMDLLERARVSLQMVKYLALDEADRMLDMGFEPQIRKIVEQMDMPPRGVRQTMLFSATFPKEIQRMASDFLADYIFLAVGRVGSSTDLIAQRVEFVLEADKRSYLMDLLHAQKANGTHGKQALTLVFVETKRGADALENWLYTNGFPATSIHGDRTQQEREYALRSFKSGATPILVATDVAARGLDIPHVAHVINFDLPNDIDDYVHRIGRTGRAGKSGLATAFFNEGNLSLARPLCELMQEANQEVPQWLERYSARSSFGGGGGRNRRSGGARFGGRDFRRDNRGGGGGGYGGGGGGYGGGGYGGGGGYGGGQGSTSSWD; via the exons ATGCGATCTTCATGGGCTGATTCAGTTGCGAACGCCGAGGAATCGGCGCCCGCGACTGGTGCTGCTCCCACCCCTGTTGCTAATCACCAGAACTCACGCCCCACTCGCAGCGCATACGTGCCTCCTCACCTCCGTGGCCAGGCACCAACCACAActgcagctccagctccagctccaggaccAGCTGCTGTCCAGCCCTCAGCTTCTGTACAGCCTTCTGGTTACGCAGCTATTGTTGGTGGCTCTCGCTGGGCTGGCCCTGCCAGTGGTGGTGGTACTGGCGCTGTAGGTGGCCCACACCAGAGCGTTGGTGGtcgtggtgggggtgggggtgggggttggAACTCCCGCCCTGGGTGGGACCGGAGAGACCGTGAACCTAACCCTTTTGCCaatagtgaggcagaggaagcCACAGAGGTTGATTTTGATACGGCAAACACTGGCATCAACTTTGATGCCTATGAGGACATTCCTGTGGAAACAAGTGGCCATGATGTGCCACCGCCAGTCAATACTTTTGCAGAGATTGATTTGGGTGATGCGCTGAATGAGAACATACGGAGGTGCAAATATGTGAAACCTACGCCAGTGCAGCGGTATGCCATTCCAATCTCCATTGCAGGGCGGGATCTCATGGCTTGTGCTCAGACAGGGTCTGGAAAGACAGCCGCCTTTTGTTTCCCTATCATTAGTGGGATTATGAGCTCTAGGCCACCACAGAGGCCAAGGGGATCGAGGACTGCATACCCTCTTGCATTGATTTTATCCCCCACTCGCGAATTATCAGTCCAA ATTCATGAAGAAGCAAGGAAATTCGCATACCAGACTGGTGTTAGGGTGGTTGTTGCGTATGGTGGAGCACCAATACATCAACAG TTGAGGGAATTGGAAAGGGGCGTTGAAATCCTTGTGGCAACTCCTGGTCGGTTGATGGATCTGCTGGAGAGGGCTAGAGTATCACTGCAAATGGTGAAGTACTTAGCTCTTGATGAAGCTGATCGAATGCTTGACATGGGGTTCGAGCCGCAAATTCGTAAAATTGTTGAGCAGATGGACATGCCCCCTCGCGGTGTGAGGCAGACAATGTTGTTTAGTGCTACTTTTCCAAAAGAAATACAG CGCATGGCTTCAGATTTCCTTGCGGACTACATCTTCCTTGCTGTAGGAAGAGTTGGTTCAAGTACTGACTTGATTGCTCAAAGGGTAGAGTTTGTCCTTGAAGCGGATAAAAGAAGTTACCTCATGGATCTCCTCCATGCCCAAAAAGCGAATGGTACTCATGGGAAG CAAGCGCTTACTCTGGTCTTTGTGGAGACAAAGAGGGGAGCTGATGCTTTGGAGAACTGGCTTTACACAAACGGGTTCCCTGCAACAAGTATTCATGGCGACCGAACACAACAG GAAAGAGAGTACGCGCTTAGATCATTCAAGAGTGGAGCAACACCCATCCTTGTTGCGACTGATGTAGCTGCCCGTGGACTTGACATACCTCATGTTGCCCATGTCATCAATTTTGACCTTCCAAATGACATAGATGACTATGTTCATCGTATCGGACGAACAGGACGAGCAGGGAAGTCTGGCTTGGCAACTGCATTTTTCAACGAGGGCAATCTATCCCTGGCGAGGCCGTTATGTGAGCTAATGCAGGAAGCAAACCAGGAGGTTCCTCAATGGCTTGAACGATACTCGGCCCGTTCTTCGttcggaggtggtggtggcagaaACCGCCGATCAGGCGGTGCCCGTTTTGGTGGCCGTGACTTCCGCCGCGACAAtaggggtggaggcggcggcggttatggtggtggcggtggtggctatGGAGGCGGCGGTTATGGAGGGGGCGGTGGCTATGGAGGTGGTCAAGGCTCAACTAGTTCGTGGGACTGA
- the LOC127768606 gene encoding germin-like protein 3-8 → MEHTGAMSRTSSAPLLVLSAALAVLASTCIADPEPVQDFCVAVVPRAGDAAAAACPAYPGFPCKPASTVVSDDFFFAGLAVASDTDNRFGFNVTAANAETFPGLNTLGVSIGRVDLAPGGVNPLHSHPRATELIHVVAGRVLAGFVSTAGEFYSKVLGEGETFVVPRGMIHFQYNVGGVAAQVITAFNSQMPGVVAAGPTLFGSDPEIPDAVLAKSFQVDAKIIKLLKSKF, encoded by the coding sequence ATGGAGCACACCGGAGCCATGTCGAGGACATCGTCGGCGCCACTGCTCGTCCTgtcggcggcgctcgccgtgcTAGCCTCCACCTGCATCGCCGACCCTGAGCCGGTGCAGGACTTCTGCGTGGCCGTCGTCccccgcgccggcgacgccgcggcggcggcgtgcccgGCCTACCCGGGCTTCCCGTGCAAGCCGGCGTCCACGGTCGTCTCCGACGACTTCTTcttcgccggcctcgccgtcgccagcgaCACGGACAACCGGTTCGGGTTCAACGTGACGGCGGCGAACGCGGAGACGTTCCCGGGGCTGAACACGCTCGGCGTCTCCATCGGCCGCGTCGACCTCGCCCCCGGCGGCGTCAACCCGCTGCACAGCCACCCGCGCGCCACCGAGCTGATCCACGTAGTCGCCGGGAGGGTGCTCGCCGGGTTCGTGAGCACGGCGGGGGAGTTCTACTCCAAGGTGCTCGGCGAGGGGGAGACGTTCGTCGTGCCGCGCGGGATGATCCACTTCCAGTACAacgtcggcggcgtcgccgcccaGGTCATCACGGCGTTCAACAGCCAGATGCCCGGCGTCGTGGCCGCCGGGCCGACGCTGTTCGGCTCCGACCCGGAGATACccgacgccgtcctcgccaAGAGCTTCCAGGTGGACGCCAAGATCATCAAGCTCCTTAAGTCCAAGTTCTAG